The nucleotide sequence GGCACGGTAAAAGCCGATGCCAATCTCATTCGAGTGAGTGACGCGGACGAGGTATTGATCTTTATTGTCGCCGGAACCAACTACAAAGACCCCTACAGCCTGGGGGAGGACCCGGCGGTCGCCTGCGAAAAGAATTTATCCAGTGTCAGTGCGAAAGGGTGGAATGCTCTAAAGCAGCGCCACCTCAAGGATTACCAGGGACTTTTCAACCGAGTCACCCTTGATTTGGGCGGCGAAGAAAAGGCCGCCAAACCCATTAGTGAGCGACTTGCAGCCATGCAGGAGTGGGCCAAGACGTATAAAAGAAGCGGTTATCAAGACGGAGCGGTCTCGCCGGATCCGCAACTGATCAGCCTCTTGTTCCAGTATGGTCGCTATATCCTGATCAGCTGTTCTCGGGAAGGGGCGGTCCCCGCAAATCTCCAGGGGATTTGGAGTGAAGACATCACCAATCCAGCCTGGTCGGCCAGTTACACACTCGATATCAATCTCGAACAGAACTACTGGCCGTCGGATGTCGCCAACCTGAGTGAATGTGCCGAGCCGCTTTACCAATTTATAGAGGCCTTCGTGCCCGCTGGCACAAAGATCGCCCGTGACGTATATGGCGCCCGTGGCTGGGTGCTGGGCCTGCGGACTGACGCCTTTGCGGGTGCGGTGATCGGAGGAGCACGCAGTATTATGACATGGACTTTTGGTTCGGGCTGGTTGTGCCGCCATCTGATGGAGCGTTACAACTACAGCGGCGACGCTGAGTTCTTGCGAAACCGCGCCTATCCGCTGATGAAGGGGGCGGCTCAATTCTATCTCGATACACTGGTCGAAGCTCCGCAGGGAACTTCCGTTGCCGGGAAACTGGTGATGTTCCCTTCGAACTCGCCCGAGAATACTTTCACCGACCGGGACGGCAAGAAAGGCCACGTCACCTATGGTTCGGCGATGGATACCCAGATCATGATGGAGCTGTTCCAGAACTGCCTGGAATCACAGCAAATCCTGAAGATGGATTCGGCTGAAGAACTGGCCTTTAAGCGGGAATTAGAGCAGGCGATGGCAAAGCTGCAGCCCTATCAGGTTAGCAAGGCGGATGGGCGACTGTTGGAGTGGCCGGAAGAGTTCAAGGAACAGCATAGTGGACACCGCCACTTATCGCATCTCTATGCGCTTTATCCTGGTGACACGATCAATGCCTCCACCCCAAAACTCCTTGAGGCCGCCCGTAAATCACTGGAGGTACGCACCAGTGGAGGTGGCGGAGGTACCGGTTGGAGCGAAGGCTGGGTGGCACCGCTTTGGGCGCGACTGGGCGATGGAGACCGGGCTGCGTTCGCTTATGACCGTATGCTGGGCACCCTGATGAACAACAATATGTTTAACCAATGTCCCAGTAGCAAGGGGGCCCAGCGCTACCCGGAGTATTGGTGGGAAGGTTTGGACTATGTCATGCAAGTGGAGGGCAACCTGGCCGTTTCTGGGGGGCTGCCTGAATTACTGGTGCAAAGTCATCTGCGCAATCCGGATGGCTCATTTCTGATCGATCTGCTGCCGGCACTGCCGGACGGCTGGCCGACTGGTTCGGTCACTGGCCTGCGGGTCCGTGGCGGCTTTGAAATGGATATCGAATGGGCAGCCGGAAAGCTCAAACAGGCCTCCGTCACCTCCATTGCGGGCGGCACAGGCACCCTGCGCTACGGTGATAAAGTCGTCAAATTGGATATGCAGCCAGGGCAGGAAATCAAATTTAACGCTAACTTAGAGGAACAATAGAATGAGCCGATTGCTGAAAACGATAATTACCGCCCTGTTTGTCGCGGGAGTAAGCATGCTGCCCGTGATGGCAGGACAGGCCAAGCCCAATATAGTTATTATTATTAATGACGATATGGGGTATGCCGATATCGGCTGTTTCGGGGCCCCAAAAATCAAAACCCCCCGTATTGACCAAATGGCTAAAGAGGGGCGCCGGTTCACGAACTTTTATATGGCTGCATCTGTCTGTTCCCCGTCACGGGCAGCGCTGATGACTGGATCTTACCCTCAACGAGTAGGAGTTGAGCATGTAATTTTTCCGGACAGTGGTCATGGTCTTGATCCGAGCCATTTCACCCTTGCAGAGCTTCTCAAGTCTGCTGGCTACGCTACGCTAGCTCCCGGGAAGTGGCATTTGGGGGATCAAGCAAAGTATCTGCCCACCAATCAGGGCTTTGACTCCTTTTATGGAATTCCCTATAGCAACGATATGGGGCCGGCAAAGAATATGAAATACGCCGATGACTGCACGTTTCGTGAAGGGCTTTCTCTGGAAAAGCTAGCGGAGGCATTTTTACAGTCGAAGGGAAAAAAGCGAGTTTTAGGTGGTAAAGTTCCACTGATGCGCGACGAGGAGTGTATCGAATTTCCGCTTGACCAGACCACGATCACCCGACGGCTTACCGACGAAGGCATCAGCTTTATTGAAAAGAGTGTTAACGAGGATAAACCTTTTTTCCTCTACCTGGCTAACCCGATGCCGCACATTCCGCTTTATGTCTCACCTGAATTCGAAGGTAAAAGTGCGGGTGGAAAATATGGTGATGTTATTGAAGAGATCGATTTCAATACGGGACGCATTCTCGATGCCCTGAAAAAAAACGGTGTTGCCGAGAATACCCTCGTTATATTCACGTCCGATAACGGGCCATGGTTAATTATGCGCGATCGTTGTGGTTCGGCAAAACCATTCCGCGACGGTAAGGGATCAAGCTATGAAGGCGGGCAGCGGGTGCCCTGTGTGATGCGCTGGCCCGATATGATCCCGCGAGGAACCGAATCGGCAGAATTAGCAACAGCCATGGACCTGCTGCCAACATTTTCCGAAATGACCGGCGTTGCGCTTCCGCCCGAGCTGAAACCTGATGGGCATTCTATGTTAAAGCTGATGACAGGCGATCCGGAGGGCAAGACGTCTTATGCAGCCTTTTACTTTGGCCACAGAAAGAATAATAGTGCGGTGCGGTGCAAAAATTGGAAATACAGGAAAGGACCTCGCAACGGAGTGTGGTCTGGCATCAAGACGAAAGATAACCCGTCTGTCGAGCAACTCTTTGATTTGGCCAAAGATCCTGGTGAGACCACTAACCTTATTAAACAGTACCCTGAAGTGGCCGAACGCTTAAAATCCAGCTATCACAGCTTCCGACTATACCTAAGCGACGATAGGCCATGGCGGCTATAGTGACATCCGTTACCAAGATGATCCTGAATATATCGAAATAGATTGATGGGCCCGGCGGTAGAGCAAAGGCCGTTCGGCGCATGATTGACAAGCTTAGAAAAAGTTTAACTCAATAAATAAGTGGTTCTTCGTAGATTTTCGTGGAGGAGCAGTGAGGTGCAGAGAACATTTCTAGACCGGATTACAGGATGGACAGGAAATTTTTCAAGTTCTCACAAGCATTTCATTCAAGCCAGGATCCTAAATCCACCCTGGAAAACCCAATAAAATAAACATATTGACATAAAGAGGCTTCGATTGACGGGATGCGATCTTTCTATTTTAAGAATCTAGATGATCCTGTAATCCTGTCAAAAATATTTGAGAGAGGGGGCAATGCAGTCCTGTTCTCACTAAATTCTACGAAGAACCAAAGAACAAGGAGCTGAGCAAGATGGTCATGGAAAATATCGCATTCAAAATGAAACTGAAGCCGGGGATGAAGGCTGAGTATATCAAACGCCATGCCGAGATCTGGCCCGAGCTGAAGCAGCTCCTGATTGATACAGGCGTTAGCGACTACACGATCTTCCTCGACGAGGAAAGCAACACGCTGTTCGCTGTGCAGAAGGCTTCTGGCGAAGAAGGTTCTCAGGATCTTGGCAAACTCGATATTGTGCAGCGATGGTGGAAGCATATGGCCGATTTGATGGAGACGAATCCCGATCATTCTCCGCTAATCGTGCCCCTGGAAAAAGTCTGGCATATGGATTGAGGGGGGCTAATGGTAGGGAACTTAAGGGGTTTTAGGTGGGTTTTTGCGAAGCTAGTCCGCCCGCGGAGGCTCCTAATGGTAGGGAACTTAAGTGTTTTTTAAGCTTGTGTACAAGATTTTAATTGGCCCGCGGGGGCTCCCCGCTCGCCGAAGGCATTTAAATATGGGGCTCCGCCCCAAACCCGCCTAAGAGTGCAAGCACCCTTAGGAATCCCGACGCTAGTCGCTTCGCGCCCGCGCTTAATTTTAACCTTAAATTTGCTTAAGTTCCCATCCATTAAGGGCTCCCCGCTCGCCGAAGGCATTAATAGATAGGGACTTTGTCCCTAACCCTACTCAAGGGCGCGTAGCGCCCTTAAGGATCCCAGCGCTTGTCGCTACGCTCCTACACTTAAATCTTAGCAGAAATGAGTACCGTACTATATTCAATTCACACTTAATCCATCCGCCTGGTCAAGGAGTGGCAGCTCCTTGCAGGGTTTGGGGCAGAGCCCCATATATAATTAAATAAAAAAAAGCTTAAGTTCCCATCCATTAAGGGCTCCCCGCTCGCCGAAGGCATTTACATATGGGGCTCTGCCCCACACCCCACTCAAGGTACTGCCGTACGGGCCAATAATTTTATCCGCCTGTGTGGCAACACCCCTTAAGAATCCCGACGCTAGTCGCTTCGCGCCTACACTTAAATCTTAGCAGAAATGAGTACCGTACTATATTCAATTCACACTTAATCCATCCGCCTGGTCAAGGAGTGGCAGCTCCTTGCAGGGTTTGGGGCAGAGCCCCATATATAATTAAATAAAAAAAAAGCTTAAGTTCCCTACCATTAAGGGCTCCCCGTCCGCCGGAGGTATTTATACTGGGGCAGAGCCTCTAATGCGTGGGAACTTAAGAGATATTTGAGCTCGAAGAGCTTAGCAATGTAGCCATGGACCTAAGTCCGTGGTGTTTGAATAAGAGCATTGTGCGTGCCGAAGCTACGCTGCAGAGCGTTTCCTTCATACCTTCGGCATGAAAATCATTTTTTTAACAATACCCACCGGATAAATCCGGTGGCTACCCAACTACATACCTTCGGCATGTGCTTAAGTTCCCACTCATTAGAGCGAGTACATGGGAAATTTCACTATTGTCGGGGCGAAAAATGAACGGGCAATCGCAAGAATCTCCTGCCATGTCAGCTGCTGTCCGCTAAGAACGGCGCAGTTCGTATGGCTGAGTAAATACAGTTAAGTTATCTTTGGTTTTCGGCTGAATTCGTGATTTGGCTTGAGGATCAGGGCAGTAAACGTTGCATGAATTCGATAATAGCTGCATTTATATAAATGACATATATTGACATGATGATAATTAGGTATTATACTCTATATTATAAGATTCAGTTGATTAGTAATAGTGATTATTCAAGGATGTAAGTTTATGAACACAAAAATACTTAAGCGTTTTACTCTGATTGAGCTACTGGTGGTTATAGCGATCATTGGCATTTTGGCGAGCTTGTTATTGCCTGTGTTAGGTCGGTCAAGGGATAAAGCTCGAAGTGCCACTTGCAAGAGCAACCTTAGGCAAATGGGCATGGCGATCAATATGTATGCAGACGATAACGATGGTTTTTTTCCCCAAGCAACTAGGTTAGGTTCGGTATCATGGGACGACGATATAGCCACCTATATGGGGCGAGATATGCCTGAGGCCGCGATACTCCAGACCCCGTTGGATCACTCGACTTACAACATTAATGCACAGGCCCTCCAATGTCCCTCCGACGCCTCAGTGTCCCCGATAGCGCCCAATCCCAAGTGGCGTCAGCGTGGCTATATTGCTATAGGAGTAGAGGTGCCTGAAGCTCAATGGCTTAATTACGGCCCAATTGCCGTAGGCTACAAAGTCAGTATCTCGCAACTACCTGATCCTTCCGGGACATTCGTCCTTGGCGATTTTGACCATGCGGGCGGTTGGAACTTGGTAGGGTTCAACGGTGTCTCATATAGGTGGAGGGGGAACCAATTTATGGAACATACTACTTCAAAGGGCCTTCATGGCTCGGGGAAATTCAATTATCTTTATGGCGATGGTCACGTCAAGCTAGAGTATATCGGCCACTGGGGTGCTAGTGAGGCAGGCCCCTGGACGGCTGAAGCCGGAGATTAAAAAATATCTTTACGAGCCATAAATTATTATCCATAAGCTAGATATTATTGTCAGTTGTTAAGATAATCAGAATCATTTTTTTCAGTTAACGAATAGGTGGCTCTACCAGCTTTGGTCGAGCGCTATTTTTGAAAAGCTCACTTTAACACGACGGGCTAAAAAAAAGCGACGACTGAAGTCGTGGGTGAATTATATACTAAGCCGATGAATCTTTAGTTCTTAAATGCGGTTTCTCTAGGGATTATCAAGAGACTAAATGGGACTTCATCAGTTGGACTCAGCGGATGGCGAAAGGGTATAACTAATAGATCAAAATGTCCAAGGGCTTAGTACAGTTATTCAAGAAGGAATCACCCGTATGTGGTCTATGGATTTTTATTTTTCTAAGACGCGGATTTACACAATCAACAAAATTTAATGGGAAAACATGAAGAAACGATATCTGATTTTAATGGCGGCGGCTTTGAGTTTGAATACTGCAATAGCGCAGCAAGATAAAGCTGTAATTCTGCTTGAACCGGCAAGCAAAAGTAATAATCTGAAGATCACTAAAACAGCTGATAAGGCTTATGTATTTGAAACCACAGGTGGAGATCCACATGTGGGGCTGAAAGCGAGCATTGCTTATGAGAAGGAAAAGGCTTATGTACTGGCGTTTGAATATACCAAGCTAAAGGACAGTGGAACGCTCAATGTTTTCATAAATTTTAAAGGCTTGAAAGGAAAAAGGAAAGACGTGCCTTTAGTAAAAACTGAGGTATGGACAAAAGCCTATATCGACCTTACAGATGGTGGCAAGGCGTATGAGGCGGCGATTAAAGGCCTGCGCATTGATACTCCCCCGGCAAAAGGCAAAAGCATAAAAATCAGAAATTTACGGGTCGTTAAAGCGACCAAAGAGCTGTTACAGCGTTGTGCCATAGGTGATATGGTCGATATACTGGATACACTCGGCATTGAGCCTGGAAAGTTGACTGCTGACCCCTGCGGAATGGATACGGTTCGCTATTCAGACAATAGCAGTACTGGTATTGTAAAAAGCGCCTACGGTCATCTGGATTTTGATGCGCGCACAAAGCAGGCGTCAAAGGAAGCGCAAAACAAAGCACTTGTTCCACTGGGTCCGATCATCGTGGCAGGTGAGGGGGAGCATGCTGATAATCACACCGTGGTAAGGATTTTCAGCAAATACCAGGTGCAGGAAGTTCAGTTTCTTGCGTATAATCCATCGGTGAAAGGTGGTGTCGGCGTCAATTCGCTATCCATCGGCGAAGGCAAATACGGTTTTGTCTGTCATCCTCTGATAGATACAAAGACGAACTCTATTAAGCTTTTCAACCGTTATGGAGGTCTTTTAAAAGAGATTAAAGTCGCTGGTATGCAGCCGCCTTATATTGTTGCAGCCGGGGAGTTTTATAAAGGTAATTCCGGCAAGGAGATTGCGGTCGCATCGCGCTACGCTGCTGACGGCCTTGTAGTCTTTTCACTAAAAGGAAAACGCTTACTTAAAGTGTCTGCACCTGTAAACAAAAAAAGTACTGACGGTTACCACTTAGCTTTAATCAAAAAAGAAGGTTCAGCTAATCAGCTGGTGTATCAGGATATTAAGGCTCAAAAACTGTACTCATTTGACGGCAAATCAAAATTCCTCTCTTATGCTGGTAGCTATACTCTTCCGGGCAAAGCGCGGGTGTTCAATAGTGCGTACCCAGATAAAAAAATGACTGCCGGAGAAAAGCAGGATATTATATCTACCTTGTATAGCGTGAACAAAGATGGTGAAACAGTTGCACTGGATGCTGGTCTCCGCGAAAATACCTTCTTTTATAGCGTGCATAAGACACACGGAGGAGCCAAGGACCCGTGGCCCGATTTTCCCGATTCAAAATATATCAGAAACTGTGAAGATGTCAGTCTGTTTCAGGCACAAGACTGGGCTTCTTTGCCGAAGACTGGCAATATTAAAAATAGATCTCATCAAGAATGGCTGGCGGGAATGAACTGGGGAACACGTGATTTTATTCCCTTCCCCACAGTGAGACGCGAGCGCTCAATTGAACAATACGATGAAGGCCAGCCGGGAACATGGAATCTTAACTTTACTCACCGCTGGCGAATAAATCAGCAGCAAGCTCTGATGGATGTTGTTGGTGAAAAGGGGCTGCCGGAATATCTCTGCCTGAACAGAAAAAATGAAACACTCAGCAACGGCTATTTTGATAAGATAAGCTTTACCTATGGATCATACAATTTTGAGCAAGCTGAACTACAGGACTTTTACCATCTTGTGCAGTGGGAATTCCATAAACGACTCGCTGTGCCCTATAGGAAAAACCCGGAACACCTTACCATTGTAAAACCAAGCCATGAGAACGAGGTGAACTCCGAGGCGGGATCAATGGGCGATTACAACCTTCACAATATCAAAGGTTTTTATCGCTATCTTCTGGCCCTTCACGGAAGTGTTGAGGCTATAAATAAACAATTTGGCACAAGTTTCAGCGATACATTCTTTGATGCTCCAAGGGATGCCTTAAGGGGTGACTGGGATAAGTATTCGTACGAGAATCCTTTTTACAAGGAATGGATCGAGTATAGCCGGGTATCTGTATACCGTCGTGTTGGTGAAGCCCAGCTGGGTGCGCTTCTAGCGGGGATTCCGCCACAACTTATACGTAGTCATCAGGTTCCAAGTAAATTTATCACCAAACAAAATATGGGACTTGAGGATAAAATCCGACGGATTTCACCCGTGGACTGGTTCATGACAGCCGGCACGGGGATGGGATATACTCGTTACGGAACATGGTTCAAGAATAAACACACGATGGCCGAAGCTGCATGGTCAAGTGGATTTGATGATTATTACAACGGTGAATATACCTCAAAAACCGGTGATCCTCAGCTGGCGTGGGAGCAGATGGAATTTGCTATTCACAAGGGTCTGAAAGGTGCATTGGTGATGGCGTGGCCTGATCCGAAGCACATCGGCTATAACACAACGATGATCTCGGCCTTGAAGCGACTGCACGAAGAGTACGGCAATACGCCGCTACCGGGACTTGCAGGCGGTATCAGCCAGGTTCGCGCTTACAAAGGTAAAGAGCAGGCGTATGATATTGCCGCTCTCGGTTGCACTGAGAATAATACCGGCCTGATTAAGAGTTTAAGCGCGGATGGGAGTTTTGAAGGTACAGTATACGTATCGCCCTTCCACGCTCGAGTAGATGTTAAGACTCTGCTTGAGAAGAGCTCAATCAAAGTGAGTTCTGAGTTCGAGGAACTCTGCGAACTTAAGGATATTCGCCAGGGCTGTTTGGTCGAAGTCAATTTCACTATTCCGGAGGACGTCGATGCTGAAGAGCTCGAGATTGGTATATTCCGCAATAATGTAAAACTGCCGGGATTAAGATCTATTCTTAAGAATGTGTCGGGCGGTAAGAATGTTCGCCTGGTATATAAATTCCCGATCATCATGGATAATGTGACAATAAAGATCTCTTCGCCAGGCAGTGCTATGCCGTGGCTACTAAAGTGGATATCTTCTAGTGTTGAGATAAGAGATCTTGCGGTGTATCAACATCAAGATATGGCAATGAATCTGACTCGTGACATCTGGACCGGCGAACGCCACAAAGGCGGCGTGACATTTGACGTAATTCCCGAGTAAGGCTTGGTATTAAGCGCTGACTACAAAAAGGCAAAGATTAGCAGCGTGATAGGTAGTGGTGTTCGGGCTTATGCCGAGCACAGAACAACACAAAAAAACGTCACTCTTAGTTTTTTTAATTACTAAAGAAGAAAATAAAAATGAATGTAGCATCAAAAATCATTAGCACTTTAATTGTCAGCCAAGTAAGTATTCTTGC is from Lentisphaera profundi and encodes:
- a CDS encoding glycoside hydrolase family 95 protein translates to MKLETASPLSLGLSNVSKSRSAATQAVDRTVDANVGTKWCVHHGGIPVVWQMVYEQASSTPLQGYSFTSAGDAPTRDPIEWRLEGSNDEGSNWLLLDEKNLGTPFERRRMTKRFTVDTKQSFKAYRFVFKPHDSSHFQVAEIELEFAQDSSSLGPLSSSAESPLKLEYDRPSRSWDEYLPVGNGSMGAMVSGRPDMEHLQLNEMTLWSGDPNPVDKTAVVGSPEIFQKGHQLFREGQIDEAQKVLNKVMGLRRNRSYEALGDLKLAFTHSLSHAKNYRRELDLNDAMVRISYEDQGATFTREVFASYPDRAIVVRLTANKKNKISFEAKLDRERGASTQSIGSDTLVMRGQTAADGLTFESRVRIVSTGGTVKADANLIRVSDADEVLIFIVAGTNYKDPYSLGEDPAVACEKNLSSVSAKGWNALKQRHLKDYQGLFNRVTLDLGGEEKAAKPISERLAAMQEWAKTYKRSGYQDGAVSPDPQLISLLFQYGRYILISCSREGAVPANLQGIWSEDITNPAWSASYTLDINLEQNYWPSDVANLSECAEPLYQFIEAFVPAGTKIARDVYGARGWVLGLRTDAFAGAVIGGARSIMTWTFGSGWLCRHLMERYNYSGDAEFLRNRAYPLMKGAAQFYLDTLVEAPQGTSVAGKLVMFPSNSPENTFTDRDGKKGHVTYGSAMDTQIMMELFQNCLESQQILKMDSAEELAFKRELEQAMAKLQPYQVSKADGRLLEWPEEFKEQHSGHRHLSHLYALYPGDTINASTPKLLEAARKSLEVRTSGGGGGTGWSEGWVAPLWARLGDGDRAAFAYDRMLGTLMNNNMFNQCPSSKGAQRYPEYWWEGLDYVMQVEGNLAVSGGLPELLVQSHLRNPDGSFLIDLLPALPDGWPTGSVTGLRVRGGFEMDIEWAAGKLKQASVTSIAGGTGTLRYGDKVVKLDMQPGQEIKFNANLEEQ
- a CDS encoding sulfatase; the encoded protein is MSRLLKTIITALFVAGVSMLPVMAGQAKPNIVIIINDDMGYADIGCFGAPKIKTPRIDQMAKEGRRFTNFYMAASVCSPSRAALMTGSYPQRVGVEHVIFPDSGHGLDPSHFTLAELLKSAGYATLAPGKWHLGDQAKYLPTNQGFDSFYGIPYSNDMGPAKNMKYADDCTFREGLSLEKLAEAFLQSKGKKRVLGGKVPLMRDEECIEFPLDQTTITRRLTDEGISFIEKSVNEDKPFFLYLANPMPHIPLYVSPEFEGKSAGGKYGDVIEEIDFNTGRILDALKKNGVAENTLVIFTSDNGPWLIMRDRCGSAKPFRDGKGSSYEGGQRVPCVMRWPDMIPRGTESAELATAMDLLPTFSEMTGVALPPELKPDGHSMLKLMTGDPEGKTSYAAFYFGHRKNNSAVRCKNWKYRKGPRNGVWSGIKTKDNPSVEQLFDLAKDPGETTNLIKQYPEVAERLKSSYHSFRLYLSDDRPWRL
- the rhaM gene encoding L-rhamnose mutarotase, with product MENIAFKMKLKPGMKAEYIKRHAEIWPELKQLLIDTGVSDYTIFLDEESNTLFAVQKASGEEGSQDLGKLDIVQRWWKHMADLMETNPDHSPLIVPLEKVWHMD
- a CDS encoding H-X9-DG-CTERM domain-containing protein yields the protein MEHTTSKGLHGSGKFNYLYGDGHVKLEYIGHWGASEAGPWTAEAGD